One segment of Streptosporangium brasiliense DNA contains the following:
- a CDS encoding beta-N-acetylhexosaminidase — MESAPSGQLSGAAAAYGLIPRPSSVRPGSGEFTLTPGTALDAPAELAGVAAWLRSALGPAAGCALLPSGAGAADGDGPGDLGDPGGPGGPGGSGDLGDPGGPGDPADPAGPGAGEGPAAGGEGRVVLALDADLAAEEFRLRITPSGVRITGGDAAGVFYGAQTLRQLLPPAALRRAPVAGGPLTVPAVEIEDRPRYGWRGCMLDVARHFMPKADLLRFVDLLALHKLNVLHLHLTDDQGWRVEIAKYPRLTSVGGWRPSTMLGSRQHGAFLPRPHGGFYTADDVREIVAYAAERHITVVPEIDLPGHTQAAVAAYPWLGVAPAEGAPPVEVRTSWGVSEHVLDVTSTAALDFCRDVLDEVMELFPASHVGIGGDECPGDARARAAFVTALAKHVTDRGRVPYAWDEILECGAVPGVTVAAWRGPGAAVAAARAGHRVVSCPDMSVYFDYRQSELPEEPIPVGPPLSVQDVHAFDPEPEGLSPAERSRVIGAQCNVWTEHMDSPRAVDYKVFPRLCAFAETVWSAERAPYPDFARRLETHTARLDALGVEYRPAAGPHPWQSRPDAPGWPISGAQREAMIAEFGVGEVRG; from the coding sequence ATGGAGTCCGCTCCTTCCGGGCAGCTTTCCGGGGCAGCCGCCGCCTACGGGCTGATCCCGCGGCCGTCCTCGGTCCGGCCCGGCTCCGGCGAGTTCACGCTGACGCCCGGCACCGCCCTCGACGCGCCGGCCGAGCTGGCCGGGGTGGCCGCCTGGCTCCGCTCGGCGCTCGGCCCGGCCGCCGGGTGCGCGCTGCTGCCGTCAGGGGCCGGCGCCGCTGACGGGGACGGCCCGGGAGACCTCGGCGACCCTGGCGGCCCCGGCGGCCCCGGCGGCTCCGGAGACCTCGGCGACCCTGGCGGCCCCGGAGACCCCGCGGACCCCGCAGGCCCCGGAGCGGGGGAAGGGCCGGCGGCCGGAGGGGAGGGGCGCGTCGTGCTGGCGCTCGACGCCGACCTGGCGGCCGAGGAGTTCCGCCTCCGGATCACCCCTTCCGGCGTGCGGATCACCGGCGGTGACGCCGCCGGGGTGTTCTACGGTGCGCAGACCCTCCGGCAGCTGCTCCCGCCCGCCGCGCTGCGCCGCGCGCCCGTGGCGGGCGGCCCGCTGACCGTGCCCGCCGTCGAGATCGAGGACCGGCCCCGGTACGGCTGGCGCGGATGCATGCTGGACGTCGCCCGGCACTTCATGCCCAAGGCGGACCTGCTGCGCTTCGTCGACCTGCTCGCCCTGCACAAGCTGAACGTCCTCCACCTCCACCTGACCGACGACCAGGGCTGGCGGGTGGAGATCGCCAAATACCCGCGGCTGACCTCGGTGGGGGGCTGGCGGCCCTCGACCATGCTCGGCTCCCGCCAGCACGGGGCCTTCCTGCCCCGCCCGCACGGCGGTTTCTACACCGCCGACGACGTGCGGGAGATCGTCGCCTACGCGGCCGAGCGGCACATCACCGTGGTGCCCGAGATCGACCTGCCCGGCCACACCCAGGCCGCGGTTGCCGCCTACCCCTGGCTCGGCGTGGCGCCGGCCGAGGGGGCGCCGCCGGTCGAGGTCCGCACCTCGTGGGGGGTCTCCGAGCACGTCCTCGACGTCACCTCCACCGCGGCGCTGGACTTCTGCCGTGACGTGCTGGACGAGGTCATGGAGCTGTTCCCCGCCTCCCACGTAGGCATCGGCGGAGACGAGTGCCCCGGTGACGCCCGTGCGCGCGCCGCCTTCGTCACCGCCCTGGCCAAGCACGTCACCGACCGGGGGCGCGTGCCGTACGCCTGGGACGAGATCCTGGAGTGCGGTGCGGTCCCCGGGGTGACGGTGGCCGCCTGGCGCGGGCCGGGCGCGGCGGTCGCGGCGGCGCGGGCCGGCCACCGGGTGGTCTCCTGCCCGGACATGTCCGTCTACTTCGACTACCGCCAGTCGGAGCTGCCGGAGGAACCCATCCCCGTCGGCCCGCCGCTCTCCGTCCAGGACGTCCACGCCTTCGACCCCGAGCCGGAGGGGCTGAGCCCCGCCGAGCGCTCCCGCGTGATCGGGGCGCAGTGCAACGTCTGGACCGAGCACATGGACAGCCCGCGGGCCGTCGACTACAAGGTCTTCCCCCGGCTGTGCGCGTTCGCCGAGACCGTGTGGTCGGCCGAGCGCGCGCCGTACCCGGACTTCGCCCGGCGGCTGGAGACGCACACGGCCCGGCTCGACGCGCTGGGAGTGGAGTACCGGCCCGCGGCGGGCCCGCACCCGTGGCAGAGCCGCCCCGACGCCCCGGGCTGGCCGATCAGCGGGGCACAGCGGGAGGCCATGATCGCCGAGTTCGGCGTCGGGGAGGTCCGGGGGTAG
- a CDS encoding extracellular solute-binding protein, translating into MKILNWAAAGVALLALAACAPSTAPSASGGDDKSGTLRVWLFDEPNRAPKEKVVGEAIKEFTAANADVKVEVTYIPTTPARHEKFKGAFNDPASAPDVAEYGNTDLAEYAAAGGFADLGADLQSWPEGKDVGADLLKSATVDGKVYGLPWYIGIRALYYRTDVFSELGLKPPTTIESLTSAAREIRKKKPELYGLAVGGEYTFGALPFVWDAGGDIENLDSPESRKGVQAYTDLLSDDNCPPQACASLTGGKTVELFASGKAAMGILGNFSRAAVDAGAAAGKYAVVPLPGAKEGSIAPAFSGGNNLGVMKNSKHRSLAVKFLQLLGGKAYQTKMYEAMGNLPTLTSARDELAAKDSFLKPFLDTVAAGTRFVPIDPAWVKIDNQKVIPTMLQKIATKQATVEQATDEAAAAVKAAFGRS; encoded by the coding sequence GTGAAGATCCTGAATTGGGCAGCGGCAGGTGTGGCCCTGCTGGCCCTCGCCGCATGCGCGCCGTCCACCGCCCCGTCCGCGAGCGGTGGCGACGACAAGTCCGGGACCCTGCGGGTGTGGCTCTTCGACGAGCCCAACCGCGCTCCCAAGGAGAAGGTCGTCGGAGAGGCGATCAAGGAGTTCACCGCCGCCAACGCGGACGTGAAGGTCGAGGTCACCTACATCCCGACGACGCCGGCCCGGCACGAGAAGTTCAAGGGCGCGTTCAACGACCCGGCGAGCGCCCCCGACGTCGCCGAGTACGGCAACACCGACCTCGCCGAGTACGCCGCCGCGGGAGGCTTCGCCGACCTGGGCGCCGACCTGCAGAGCTGGCCGGAGGGCAAGGACGTCGGCGCCGACCTGCTGAAGTCCGCGACCGTCGACGGCAAGGTCTACGGCCTGCCCTGGTACATCGGCATCCGCGCCCTCTACTACCGCACCGACGTCTTCTCGGAGCTCGGCCTCAAGCCGCCCACGACGATCGAGAGCCTCACCTCGGCCGCCCGCGAGATCCGCAAGAAGAAGCCCGAGCTGTACGGCCTGGCCGTCGGCGGCGAGTACACCTTCGGCGCGCTCCCGTTCGTCTGGGACGCCGGCGGCGACATCGAGAACCTCGACAGCCCCGAGTCCCGCAAGGGCGTGCAGGCATACACCGACCTGCTCAGCGACGACAACTGCCCACCGCAGGCCTGCGCGAGCCTCACCGGCGGCAAGACCGTCGAGCTGTTCGCCAGCGGCAAGGCGGCCATGGGCATCCTCGGCAACTTCAGCCGCGCCGCGGTCGACGCGGGCGCGGCGGCGGGCAAGTACGCCGTGGTGCCGCTGCCGGGCGCCAAGGAGGGCTCGATCGCCCCGGCCTTCTCCGGCGGAAACAACCTCGGCGTCATGAAGAACAGCAAGCACCGCTCGCTGGCCGTGAAGTTCCTGCAGCTGCTGGGCGGCAAGGCGTACCAGACCAAGATGTACGAGGCCATGGGCAACCTGCCCACGCTGACCTCGGCCCGCGACGAGCTCGCGGCCAAGGACTCCTTCCTCAAGCCGTTCCTCGACACCGTCGCGGCCGGAACCCGTTTCGTGCCGATCGACCCGGCCTGGGTGAAGATCGACAACCAGAAGGTCATCCCGACCATGCTCCAGAAGATCGCGACCAAGCAGGCCACCGTCGAGCAGGCCACCGACGAGGCCGCGGCGGCGGTGAAGGCCGCGTTCGGCCGGTCATGA
- a CDS encoding carbohydrate ABC transporter permease — MSRSRLIANTVAVAAAVVTFFPIYWMVLSALKPAGEIQSLEVRPWTLAPTFEHFQRVLGGENFGRYFLNSLVVALTVVVLSAVVAFLAAVAVTRFRFRFRTTVLIMFLVAQMVPVEALTIPLFFLVRDIGTVVPGVGLNTLGSLVLVHLAFSLPFAVWMMRGFVAAVPEALEEAAMIDGASRPVILWRILFPLVAPGLIATSVFSFITAWNDFIFARTFIISAKDSQTLPAALLVFFKPDENDWGGIMAASTLMTVPVLIFFVAVQRRLVAGLGGAVKD, encoded by the coding sequence GTGAGCAGATCCCGCCTGATCGCCAACACCGTCGCGGTGGCCGCCGCGGTCGTCACGTTCTTCCCGATCTACTGGATGGTGCTCTCGGCGCTCAAGCCCGCCGGGGAGATCCAGTCGCTGGAGGTCCGCCCCTGGACCCTGGCGCCCACCTTCGAGCACTTCCAGCGCGTGCTCGGCGGGGAGAACTTCGGCCGCTACTTCCTCAACAGCCTCGTCGTCGCCCTGACGGTCGTCGTCCTGTCGGCGGTGGTGGCCTTCCTCGCCGCCGTGGCGGTGACCCGGTTCCGTTTCCGGTTCCGCACCACCGTGCTGATCATGTTCCTGGTGGCCCAGATGGTGCCGGTGGAGGCGCTGACCATCCCGCTGTTCTTCCTGGTCCGCGACATCGGCACGGTGGTGCCGGGGGTGGGGCTCAACACGCTGGGCTCGCTGGTCCTGGTCCACCTGGCCTTCTCGCTGCCGTTCGCGGTCTGGATGATGCGGGGGTTCGTGGCCGCGGTGCCCGAGGCGCTGGAGGAGGCCGCGATGATCGACGGCGCGAGCCGCCCGGTCATCCTGTGGCGGATCCTGTTCCCGCTCGTCGCGCCGGGCCTGATCGCGACCAGCGTGTTCTCCTTCATCACCGCCTGGAACGACTTCATCTTCGCCAGGACCTTCATCATCTCGGCCAAGGACAGCCAGACCCTGCCGGCGGCCCTGCTGGTCTTCTTCAAACCCGACGAGAACGACTGGGGGGGAATCATGGCGGCCTCGACGCTGATGACCGTTCCCGTGCTGATCTTCTTCGTGGCCGTCCAGCGCAGGCTGGTGGCGGGGCTCGGCGGGGCGGTGAAGGATTGA
- a CDS encoding carbohydrate ABC transporter permease — MTTVTTAPAGPDTQVRQASPRPGGRLRPWLYLLPSAAVLLPLFGYPIYMLGLLSVFDYRQAQVSGGEPTRFIGADNYTALLGDQRFWSVLGQTVVFAAALVVATLAVGAALAVVLTRAGRVPRLLLSLAAMAAWAAPAMTGATVWMFLFDADLGLVNQLLGIEGYNWFYDKWVTFGIVGATVVWHSFPFVMVTLYAGIQAIPGSVLEAASLDGASAWHTFWRIIVPMLRPLITIVVIQSIIWDFKIFTQIYVMTNGGGIAGQNSVLNVYAYQTAFGSSEYGLGSAIGVIMTLILLAVTLLYIRALYRSGEKL; from the coding sequence ATGACGACGGTCACCACGGCGCCGGCGGGCCCGGACACCCAGGTCCGCCAGGCATCGCCGCGTCCCGGGGGCAGGCTCCGGCCCTGGCTCTACCTGCTGCCGTCGGCGGCGGTGCTGCTGCCGCTCTTCGGCTATCCGATCTACATGCTCGGCCTGCTCTCGGTGTTCGACTACCGGCAGGCGCAGGTCAGCGGGGGCGAGCCGACGCGCTTCATCGGCGCCGACAACTACACGGCGCTCCTGGGCGACCAGCGCTTCTGGTCGGTGCTGGGGCAGACCGTGGTGTTCGCCGCCGCCCTGGTGGTCGCGACGCTGGCCGTCGGCGCGGCGCTCGCCGTCGTGCTGACCAGGGCCGGCCGGGTGCCCCGCCTGCTGCTGTCGCTGGCGGCCATGGCGGCCTGGGCCGCGCCCGCGATGACCGGGGCGACGGTCTGGATGTTCCTCTTCGACGCCGACCTGGGCCTGGTCAACCAGCTCCTGGGCATCGAGGGCTACAACTGGTTCTACGACAAGTGGGTCACCTTCGGCATCGTCGGCGCGACTGTGGTCTGGCACTCCTTCCCCTTCGTCATGGTGACGCTCTACGCCGGCATCCAGGCCATCCCGGGCTCGGTGCTGGAGGCGGCCTCGCTCGACGGGGCCTCGGCGTGGCACACCTTCTGGCGGATCATCGTGCCGATGCTGCGGCCACTGATCACGATCGTGGTCATCCAGTCGATCATCTGGGACTTCAAGATCTTCACGCAGATCTACGTGATGACCAACGGCGGCGGCATCGCGGGCCAGAACTCCGTGCTCAACGTCTACGCCTACCAGACCGCCTTCGGCTCCTCGGAGTACGGGCTCGGCTCGGCCATCGGCGTGATCATGACGCTGATCCTGCTCGCGGTCACCCTGCTCTACATCCGCGCCCTCTACCGCAGCGGGGAGAAGCTGTGA
- a CDS encoding sugar kinase, producing the protein MIDLVTLGESMALFTARRTGLLRHARDFGLSVGGAESNVAIGVTRLGRRAAWIGRVGADEFGELLRSTLAGEGVDVRGMIVDPDAPTGLMIKNRRTAEMVDVRYYRSGSAGSRLRPADLDLSLVRSARVLHITGITLALSASAREAVRAAVAEARDAGATVSMDINYRRALWPPHEAAAVLREAVAATDVLFATEAEARLIVDGADPVALARALSGLGPRHVLIKRGPLGAVELSDGAVRHAEPYPVTELDPVGAGDAFAAGWLAETLEGTGPGRRLATACAAGAFAVAADGDWESLPRRSDLDLLRPADAVSR; encoded by the coding sequence ATGATCGATCTGGTAACGCTGGGTGAGAGCATGGCGCTGTTCACCGCGCGGCGTACCGGCCTGCTCCGGCACGCTCGCGACTTCGGGCTGAGCGTCGGGGGCGCGGAGTCGAACGTGGCGATCGGCGTCACCCGCCTCGGCCGGCGCGCGGCGTGGATCGGCCGGGTGGGCGCCGACGAGTTCGGGGAGCTGCTCCGCTCGACGCTGGCGGGCGAGGGCGTCGACGTCCGGGGGATGATCGTCGACCCCGACGCGCCCACCGGATTGATGATCAAGAACCGGCGCACCGCCGAGATGGTCGACGTGCGCTACTACCGCTCCGGGAGCGCCGGATCCCGGCTCCGGCCCGCGGACCTCGACCTCTCACTGGTCCGCTCGGCGCGCGTGCTGCACATCACGGGGATCACGCTCGCGCTGTCCGCCTCCGCCCGGGAGGCGGTGCGCGCCGCGGTCGCCGAGGCCCGCGACGCGGGCGCGACCGTGTCGATGGACATCAACTACCGCCGCGCCCTGTGGCCGCCCCACGAGGCCGCCGCCGTACTACGGGAGGCCGTCGCGGCGACGGACGTCCTGTTCGCGACCGAGGCGGAGGCCCGCCTGATCGTCGACGGCGCGGACCCGGTCGCCCTGGCCAGGGCCCTGTCGGGGCTCGGCCCGCGCCACGTGCTCATCAAACGCGGCCCGCTCGGCGCGGTGGAGCTCTCCGACGGCGCCGTACGGCATGCCGAGCCCTACCCCGTCACCGAACTCGACCCCGTGGGGGCCGGTGACGCCTTCGCCGCGGGCTGGCTCGCCGAGACCCTGGAGGGGACCGGCCCCGGACGCCGCCTGGCGACCGCGTGCGCGGCGGGGGCCTTCGCGGTCGCCGCCGACGGCGACTGGGAGAGCCTCCCCCGCCGCTCCGACCTGGACCTCCTGCGCCCGGCGGACGCGGTCAGCCGCTGA
- a CDS encoding IclR family transcriptional regulator, whose translation MNEPAPERNQSASLRRALAVLEHVRDHAGGGQGLSLTRLAEALGLSKSTVLRLTAPLVEARLLDRDRKSGAYRLGHGALRLGQSYLATLDLRTVAAEESHRLMTEVRETVHLVVYDPPDVVYIDKVENETNVRMASRIGSRAPVYCTAVGKAILAWQPEEDVERVVAAGMPQITRHTITGPDRLRAELGRIRQRGYSVDDRENEPEVRCVAAPIFNHTDTATSAISVSGLTSRITAARVRDLGPLVAETALRISRKLGSTR comes from the coding sequence ATGAACGAACCTGCCCCGGAACGCAACCAGTCGGCCTCGCTCCGGCGTGCCCTCGCCGTGCTGGAGCACGTGCGCGACCACGCGGGCGGCGGCCAGGGACTGTCGCTCACCAGGCTCGCCGAGGCGCTGGGCCTGTCCAAGAGCACGGTGCTCCGGCTGACCGCCCCGCTCGTCGAGGCCAGGCTCCTCGACCGCGACCGCAAGAGCGGCGCCTACCGGCTCGGGCACGGCGCGCTCCGTCTCGGCCAGTCCTACCTGGCCACGCTCGACCTGCGGACGGTGGCCGCCGAGGAGTCGCACCGCCTGATGACCGAGGTCCGGGAGACCGTCCACCTCGTGGTCTACGACCCGCCGGATGTGGTCTACATCGACAAGGTCGAGAACGAGACCAACGTGCGGATGGCCTCGCGGATCGGCAGCCGGGCCCCCGTCTACTGCACCGCCGTCGGCAAGGCGATCCTCGCCTGGCAGCCGGAGGAGGACGTCGAGAGGGTCGTGGCCGCCGGGATGCCGCAGATCACCCGCCACACCATCACCGGCCCCGACCGGCTCCGCGCCGAGCTGGGCCGGATCCGGCAGCGGGGCTACTCGGTCGACGACCGCGAGAACGAACCCGAGGTGCGCTGCGTCGCCGCACCGATCTTCAACCACACCGACACCGCGACCTCGGCCATCTCCGTCTCCGGCCTCACCTCGCGGATCACCGCCGCGCGGGTCCGCGATCTGGGGCCGCTGGTGGCGGAGACGGCGCTGCGCATCTCCAGGAAGCTGGGATCGACCCGTTGA
- a CDS encoding DUF4253 domain-containing protein, with amino-acid sequence MLGQLFADGGDGRTLSAELPPGDVVWPDPGYARFAIDHRPAFWLSDTAVSAELWAELRAEHGRSGLWPVLLEDSVQPWSAGQIAPDAAAEIDNYHAAAFMAEVWSDWIEKAHADQLELLAPFGPQCPGPAASGELAADPGVVADWYAGLVAERRTPLGLVAAERGADALAVMGWQGALNHNEWMVPLAAVVRSWEDRFGARVVGIGFNTLDLSVAAPPVTPEHALHVAAEHWTFCPDSVIYSAGTLTDYAEQIRGRNAWSFWWD; translated from the coding sequence GTGCTGGGACAGCTGTTCGCCGACGGCGGTGACGGACGGACGCTCTCGGCCGAGCTGCCGCCCGGAGACGTGGTCTGGCCCGACCCCGGTTACGCTCGGTTCGCCATCGACCACCGTCCGGCGTTCTGGCTGAGCGACACGGCGGTCTCCGCCGAGCTCTGGGCCGAGCTGCGGGCCGAGCACGGCCGCTCGGGCCTGTGGCCGGTGCTGCTCGAGGACTCCGTCCAGCCGTGGTCGGCCGGGCAGATCGCCCCGGACGCGGCCGCGGAGATCGACAACTACCACGCCGCCGCGTTCATGGCCGAGGTGTGGTCGGACTGGATCGAGAAGGCCCACGCCGACCAGCTCGAACTGCTGGCCCCCTTCGGCCCGCAGTGCCCGGGGCCGGCCGCGTCGGGGGAGCTCGCCGCCGACCCCGGCGTGGTCGCCGACTGGTACGCCGGGCTGGTGGCCGAGCGCAGGACCCCGCTCGGGCTGGTCGCCGCCGAGCGGGGGGCCGACGCGCTGGCCGTCATGGGGTGGCAGGGCGCGCTGAACCACAACGAGTGGATGGTCCCGCTCGCGGCCGTGGTGCGGAGCTGGGAGGACAGGTTCGGGGCGCGGGTGGTCGGCATCGGCTTCAACACCCTGGACCTGAGCGTCGCCGCGCCCCCCGTCACCCCGGAGCACGCCCTGCACGTCGCCGCCGAGCACTGGACCTTCTGCCCCGACAGCGTCATCTACAGCGCCGGGACGCTGACCGACTACGCCGAGCAGATCAGGGGCCGGAACGCCTGGTCGTTCTGGTGGGACTGA